A portion of the Clupea harengus chromosome 18, Ch_v2.0.2, whole genome shotgun sequence genome contains these proteins:
- the LOC105895494 gene encoding LOW QUALITY PROTEIN: apelin receptor B-like (The sequence of the model RefSeq protein was modified relative to this genomic sequence to represent the inferred CDS: deleted 1 base in 1 codon), whose amino-acid sequence MDNSADDYYQDDYYENGSMCDYNEWEPSYSLIPMLYMIIFMLGLSGNGVVIFTVWRAQGKRRAADIYIGNLALADLTFVVTLPLWAVYTALGYHWPFGEALCKLSSYVVLLNMYASVFCLTCLSFDRYLAIVHSLTSSQLRTRGHMHASLAIIWLLSGLLAAPTLVFRTTRQEQNTTTCIMDFSLVAGGNESTQALWIAGLGISSSVLGFLLPLLAMMVCYGFIGCTVTRHFNSLRKEDKRKRRLLKIITILVVVFGACWTPFHVVKSMDSLSYLGLAPSSCTFLSFLLLAHPYSTCLAYVNSCLNPFLYAFFDQRFRSQCYFLLNLKKVLHSSPASSLSSHKTEQQSLATKV is encoded by the exons ATGGATAACTCCGCCGACGACTACTATCAAGATGATTACTATGAGAATGGCTCCATGTGTGACTACAACGAGTGGGAACCGTCCTATTCTCTCATTCCCATGCTGTACATGATCATCTTCATGCTGGGCCTCTCTGGGAACGGCGTGGTCATCTTCACCGTGTGGCGGGCCCAAGGCAAGCGGCGCGCTGCGGACATCTACATCGGCAACCTGGCTCTCGCCGACCTCACCTTCGTGGTGACCCTTCCCCTGTGGGCCGTGTACACGGCGCTGGGCTACCACTGGCCGTTTGGCGAGGCGCTGTGCAAGCTCAGCAGCTACGTGGTGCTGCTCAACATGTACGCCAGCGTcttctgcctcacctgcctcagcTTCGACCGCTACCTGGCCATCGTGCACTCGCTGACCAGCTCGCAGCTGCGCACCCGCGGCCACATGCACGCCTCGCTGGCCATCATCTGGCTGCTGTCGGGCCTGCTGGCGGCGCCCACGCTGGTGTTCCGCACCACGCGCCAGGAGCAGAACACCACCACCTGCATCATGGACTTCAGCCTGGTGGCCGGGGGGAACGAGAGCACGCAGGCGCTGTGGATCGCCGGCCTGGGCATCTCGTCGTCGGTGCTGGGCttcctgctgccgctgctggcCATGATGGTGTGCTACGGCTTCATCGGCTGCACGGTGACGCGCCACTTCAACAGCCTGCGCAAGGAGGACAAGCGTAAGCGGCGCCTGCTCAAGATCATCACCATCCTGGTGGTGGTCTTCGGCGCCTGCTGGACCCCCTTCCACGTGGTCAAGAGCATGGACTCGCTCTCCTACCTGGGCCTGGCGCCGTCCTCCTGCACCTTCCTCAGCTTCCTGCTGCTGGCCCACCCGTACTCCACCTGCCTGGCCTACGTCAACAGCTGCCTCAAC CCTTTCCTCTACGCCTTCTTCGACCAGCGCTTCCGCTCGCAGTGCTACTTCCTGCTCAACCTGAAGAAGGTCCTGCACTCCAGCCCCGCCAGCTCGCTCTCGTCGCACAAGACAGAGCAGCAGTCTCTAGCCACCAAGGTATGA